In Prochlorococcus marinus str. MIT 1214, one DNA window encodes the following:
- the rpsO gene encoding 30S ribosomal protein S15 → MSLGTEEKQNLINTHQVHPTDTGSAEVQVAMLTTRISKLSTHLQGNIHDFSSRQGLLKMIGQRKRLLGYVRSKSEKRYTELIEKLAIRG, encoded by the coding sequence ATGTCACTTGGCACAGAAGAGAAACAAAATCTAATCAACACACATCAAGTACATCCAACTGATACTGGCTCAGCAGAAGTTCAAGTTGCGATGCTTACCACAAGGATCTCAAAATTAAGCACACATCTTCAAGGCAATATCCATGATTTCTCCTCAAGACAAGGATTGCTCAAAATGATTGGGCAGAGAAAAAGACTTTTAGGTTATGTACGTTCTAAAAGTGAAAAAAGATATACAGAGCTCATTGAAAAATTAGCTATTAGAGGATAA
- a CDS encoding PAM68 family protein gives MKGSKKNKKDQPKEVKIGFSSNNSAPKIVSKKSSKSSSKNSGIPSYVANRMARRIAFTTGIPTLSGMGVFIGSYFLISKGIAEISPTVTLVSSALCFLIGLLGLSYGILSASWDLNTGSFLGFENIKPNINRMKDAFKTSQKDISS, from the coding sequence ATGAAAGGTTCAAAGAAAAACAAAAAGGACCAACCTAAAGAAGTAAAAATAGGATTCTCCAGCAATAACTCGGCTCCAAAAATAGTTTCAAAGAAATCTTCAAAAAGTAGTAGCAAGAACTCAGGAATACCAAGCTATGTTGCAAATAGAATGGCAAGAAGAATAGCTTTTACGACAGGCATTCCAACCCTAAGTGGCATGGGAGTATTTATTGGGAGTTATTTTTTAATAAGCAAAGGTATTGCTGAAATATCTCCAACAGTCACTCTTGTAAGTTCAGCGCTTTGTTTCCTTATAGGTTTATTAGGATTAAGTTATGGAATACTCTCAGCTAGTTGGGATTTAAATACTGGAAGTTTTCTTGGTTTTGAGAACATAAAGCCAAACATCAATAGGATGAAAGATGCATTCAAAACAAGTCAAAAAGATATTTCAAGTTGA